GGGGCCGTCGAACCTGCGCGATACCACCGGGCTGGTGGTGGACTATGCGGGCGAGCAGGCGATCAACTACCTGAACGTGGCCGAAGCCAGCAGCGACCACCCGGAAATCTTTGCCCTGCGCGTGGTGGACAAGCGCTATACCACCAACTTCCGCTACGGCCAGCTCAACTCGCCGTTCGAGTACGAGAAAGTGCGGTATGTGTATACCCAGGCGCGCAAGCTGCAGATAGCCGAATAACCCCCTGTCCCGGCGATGGGGCCAGAACCGGCAACATCAGATACCGAGGAACTGGCACAGCTCGCGCTTCTTGGCCAAGGCATCCCTGCGCCCCAGTTCGATCAGCTCGCTGCAATAGCTGGCCTCGAACAGCAGGTAACTCAACACCCCTGCACCACTGGTCCGGGTAGCCCCCGGCCCGCGCAGGAACAAGCGCAACGCCGCTGGCAACTCGCGCCGGTGGCGTGCGGCGATCTCGTCCAGCGGCTGGCTGGGCGCCACCACCAGCACGTCGATGGGCGCAAGCCCCAGGCGCCGGGCATCGAGATGCGCCGGCAACAGCCGGCTCAGGTGGTTGAGACGCTGCAGCAGTTCGATGTCGTCTTCCAGGCTGTCGATGAATGTGCTGTTGAGCATGTGCCCGCCAATCTGCGCCAGGCTCGGCTGCTGCCCGCTGAATATGCGCTGGGTTGGCAATGGCGGCGCTGGCCGCTGCGGGTTGCCGCTGACCCCGACCACCAGAACGCGGCTGGCGCCCAGGTGCAGGGCCGGGCTGATCGGCGCCGACTGGCGTACCGCGCCGTCACCGTAATACTCATCGCCAAGCTGCACCGGAGCGAACAGCAACGGGATAGCTGCGCTGGCCAGCAGATGCTCGATGGTCAGAGGCGCCGGCATGCCGATGCGGCGGTGACGCAACCAGGCCTCGATGGTGCCGCGGCCCTGATAGAAGGTCACCGCCTGGCCGGACTCATAGCCGAATGCGGTCACCGCGACGGCCCGCAATTGTTCGGCAGCCAGGGAATGCGCGATCCCGTCCAGGTTCAGGTGCGACTGCAGAAGGTTGCGCAGTGGGCTGCTGTCGAGCAACGCCACCGGCCCCGGGCGGCCCAGGCCCAGCAGGTTGTGGGCAACGAAGCGACTGGCCTGGCGGACCACGCCAGGCCAGTCGCTGCGGATGACCAGGTGGCTGCGGAAGTTCTGCCAGAACGCCGTGAGCTTCTGCACGGTGTCATGGAAGTGGGTGGCGCCGCTGGCCAGGGTCACGGCGTTGATGGCGCCGGCAGAGGTACCGACGATGACCGGGAACGGGTTATGTGCGCCGGCCGGCAACAGCTCGGCGATGCCGGCCAGCACGCCGACCTGGTAGGCGGCACGGGCGCCGCCGCCAGAAAGGATAAGACCGGTTACCGGGGGTGGGGCCATACGAGTCCTTCCTGGAGTTGATGTGCTGTCAGCGCCGGCCCTTTCGCGGCTAAACCCGCTCCCACAGGTATTGCACAGCTTTCAAGGCCTGTGCAGAACCTGTGGGAGCGGGTTTACCCGCGAATAGGCC
Above is a genomic segment from Pseudomonas oryzicola containing:
- a CDS encoding patatin-like phospholipase family protein, which produces MAPPPVTGLILSGGGARAAYQVGVLAGIAELLPAGAHNPFPVIVGTSAGAINAVTLASGATHFHDTVQKLTAFWQNFRSHLVIRSDWPGVVRQASRFVAHNLLGLGRPGPVALLDSSPLRNLLQSHLNLDGIAHSLAAEQLRAVAVTAFGYESGQAVTFYQGRGTIEAWLRHRRIGMPAPLTIEHLLASAAIPLLFAPVQLGDEYYGDGAVRQSAPISPALHLGASRVLVVGVSGNPQRPAPPLPTQRIFSGQQPSLAQIGGHMLNSTFIDSLEDDIELLQRLNHLSRLLPAHLDARRLGLAPIDVLVVAPSQPLDEIAARHRRELPAALRLFLRGPGATRTSGAGVLSYLLFEASYCSELIELGRRDALAKKRELCQFLGI